One Coffea eugenioides isolate CCC68of chromosome 2, Ceug_1.0, whole genome shotgun sequence genomic window, GACTCTGATTAAATGATCTTAGGGACACACATTTATTTCCTTATGTGGATTTATCCTTCGATTTTAGTTACAACTTGAGATGAAGTTGGAGGAAATTACAGAAGAGTGAAAATTTCATAGCTTGGTAATGGAGTCATAGAGCGCAGTTTCACATTTGGTACTGGTCTTATTTTGTAACCATTTGTGGTAAAGTACAAATACTTTATCTGAATTAGTGAGTAATGATGGGCATAATGTAGTTTGTATTGATTAGAAAGTTGTCTAACAGACAATGTTTGATATCCAAAACTTATAAAGCCATCTTTTGAGAAGAATGCTTCAACTCCCGTAATTACGTATTTACCAGACTAGATCTAGTGCTGTTATCAGTTGTATCTTCTAGGTGAACGCTTAAGACAAGTGTGTTGaacattttgaaattatagaaTGCTTTGTCGGTTACTTTTGTTTTCTAAAGTATTTTCTGATGCAGAAGACAAATTGTTACTTGtcatcattttatttctttttgtgtGTAGATATGCGCTCTTTTTCCCTTTGGGATTTTGGTCTTGGTGTTTGTTTGGAAGATTGGTCTTTGCAGTTCTCATATTTGTATTCTGTATAATAAGTTTATTCTGGTTGGAAACATGTTTGAAAAGCTATTTGAGAAAGTTTCTATTGGTCACAGACTGCATGATCtatcaaaagaaaaagttaaagaaagagaaaagggggggggggggttacAGCATGTCTGTCTAAAGTCatcaaaagaattttttttttggttgtgttTTGGGAGGGGGAGGTGGGTACCTTTGACAAACCTATTAATACACTACCCAAAAAATCTAAGCAATTGCAGTTGTTCAGAATTTACCTTTCAATTCTGATGCTAGATGAAGGACTGGGAATCTCCAACTTTTAATGTTGCTAGCAATTTAAGTATCTCATAGTAAAATGCAACATTTCTGCATCGGGTTTCTTTGTATTCAACCTTCATCCTTTAATTTTATTTCACACAATTCTCGTGAGTGATTGAAGAGTTAAGTTCATGTTTTTCCCAGTATGTTATATTTTGAGAAGTACAGTCTGTGAATCGAGCAACATTATTGTTGTGTCTGTACTGGTAATTACTCTTCTAGACACCATCTAAGAAATGACTAAAGTGAGACTTATCTTTACCTGGAGACTATGAGCATATTAATCTTTTACTCCTCTTAGTTAATCTGTTCAATTTGAAGAATTATTCTTTGTCCAGTTTTCCAAATGAGAATGAAtatgcccttttttttttttttttttaataggcTCTTCTAAAGACGATGCTATATTCAAGGATATGCCCTGATGAGGGCATGCTCGCAGCTAAGGTTGAATATGAATGCAAAATAAGAGGTGCAGAAAGAATGGCGTAAGAATTTTCCTTAAAAATCTTTAGGGAGATGGTTAAATAAATTACTGTTTGGTCTGTTTTCCTTCTGTTTTTGCTTGATATTGTTGGTTGTTATATGAAATCATTATATTTTTAGTTCTGTACGTTTCTAtatgaaatttctttgtttattGCATGTTAATTTGCAGTTTATTGTAGTAAATTACAGGATTATTCTTCCTTCTTCAATAGGTTTAACCCTGTGGTTGGTGGTGGGCCTAATGGCAGTGTCATTCATTACTCCAGGAATGATCAGAGAGTAAGTTATCTTCTACTCCTTTGATAGGAACCATGTGCAGGATAATTAATTTACGGTTTTCCTGGGGGATTAGATAGCTTCTAAAGCTAGTCTTGTCTTTTTATGAAGTGCAGAGACTATATGTCCTAagttaatttatttcattttattattGCAGATAGAAGGTACAGACCTTGTTCTAATGGATGTTGGATGTGAACTGCATGGTTATGTTAGTGATCTTACTCGCACATGGCCACCTTGCGGCAATTTCTCCCCAATTCATGTATGTATGCATGTGATCTTATTGTCTCAGTTTGTGCGGCCTTAACATGATTAAGTTTTTGTAATTTATAGTTCAGTTTTGTTTATGAAGCACTCTGGAAGAAATGATCAAAGTCAAGTTCGTAAAAGCTGTGTGATTTCCTGGTTTAATATAAAGAACAAATTGAGTTATTAAATGCAAGATCTTCGTGTTTTAGATAAATCTTctgtccaattttttttttttggatagatttTGCTTCTGCACAAATAAGCCGTGGACGTGGTAATTCTTTACTTATGAGAGCAAGATAGtacattttccaaaattgctcgATCACTGTCAAGAAGTGTCAAATTGACAAGCTTAGGCTTCCAAATTGACTGGTTCAGTGTCAAATTGAGATGACTAATTGTTTTCAAGGATAATTTGTTTCATTATTCCTTGATAAGCTATAGTTGGATTTTAGTTTCTTAAATTTGTACTGTGAATTGTCTGTTTGTTAATTAAGATTGTTGTATTATTCACTGGTTGTGCTTTACTCTATATCATTTTGATATCCTGGAAATTTGGTAATATCATTAGTCAATTTGGTTCTTTTGTGATGAGTTGCCCATTTTTTTAAGTCAACAGATAAAACAATGAAATTTCTTTGTCAATCATTGGTATGCGGATAATGGACTCTGAATTTCCTGAAATCCTTCTTTGAACACATGCATTCAACTTAGAACAAGGATTTATGTTCTTTTATTGGCGTGGAATTAATCTTGCAAAATTTGAAGAGGAATAGTTTCTGGCTGAGTGGAGGTTGGAGATGCTATTAACATTAGAATTAGAAGACAAGGGCATTAAGATTAGATTTTGGATAATTATAAGAAACTTTAGTTTTGGCAGAATGTTCTTGGGAGGCCACTGACGGAGTGAAACCATGGAAGACAGGCGCGCTGTCTGAATGTGGAGGCCATCGGAGCAGAATAAGTACTGGAGTTGGTGTTCCCATAATGTGACAGCCCTTGCATGCTTTAGTACCTTTATAAAATACAAAAAGGTGAAACCAAGGAAACAAATTCCgctagcatttttttttaacaaaaaacaGTTTAAGAAATTTTAGCTAGGGTCATGATTATGAATAAGTTTCCTAAATTTGGGTCAGGAGATCTGTGAAAACTCAAAAGGATTTTTGTATGTTGAGTTCTTTCTAGAAGGTCAATGTATACTTCCAGGTACAGAAAGATGACACGTAAATGAATAATCTCTTTTAAAGGTTGAGTGCCACTCTTATACTCTTAGTTGTTAGTATGACTCAACATTTTTGAGAATCTCCATGCAAATGTATATTGCTGTTTATGGATTCTAATATACACTTACATGTGCACCCACACACATATGTAATTTGATACATCATCGTTTTGGCTTTTGGGGTTAAATTGTGTACTACTACTTCACTGTTGGATCTCTTTGCTCCAGGAAGAACTTTATAACCTTATATTAGAGACTAACAAGGAGTGTGTAAAGCTTTGCAAACCTGGTGCAAGCATTCAGGAAATACACAATTTCTCGGTAATGCTTTAATCacagcttctttttttttgaaaataatttaacATTTGCATTCTCATATGTCTTTTGCATCTGATTTGTCACTGTAGTTGATGTATGCCTTACTGTCCAACCAGTTATTGAGGATCAAAACTTAGTAGTTAAACAACTGTTTTCTCTTTCCCTTCCATTGAACCTCTTTAGGCATGCTTGTTGTATACTTTTGAAGTTGATGATGCAGACAATTTCTTGAAGGAGGTAAGAATATGAGAACCAAGTGAGATATGTAAACTTGCTTGAGATTGCAAAACATCTGTGTGCTTTTAGACTCCCATAATTGCAAAAACTTCTAGGAAAAGTTACTTCATTTGGCCCTTTCTCATGTTGTGATTTGCATCTGCTAAAGTTTTGCAGTATTGGCTTTTACCGGGTCGCTTGAGCAATGTCTCTGCAACATCCTCATTCTTGAATTATCTCCACTCTCTATCATGTTTTTTTATTGTTGATCATGGAACATTATGGGGTTCTTAAAACTACTTAACATCAACTGGCGAAAACTTTTTTTGTAAGCTAAAAGCTGTTTTGAGGTGTTATTGCTTCTGCACATTTTCTTCTTAAAATAGCTGATTCAGAGAATCAACCTTTGAGGTGCTCTTTGAACAACTTTTAGCTTTTTAAAGCACATAAACAAAAGACATGCTCTTAATTTTTTTGCAGATTTTAAGTGATCagcctttaaaaaaaaaaaatagaagcaGTTGCACGTTTTGAATTGGATCATAACCATGGAATTCTTGAGGCAACATTTGCCTTTTTTGGTTTTCACATGTAGATATTCCTTATCTTCTTCCCTTCATTGACAAGCTTGTTATGATTCTGTCTCTTTAGGTTGATAAATTGAGAAGAGGGTTCAAGCATCTTGGGATATTGAAGAATGATAATCTCCAAAGATATAACTTGCTGAACCCTACCAATATAGGTGACTCTTGGCATCTTTTGCCTTCTGATTTGAAGCAAGTACATAGAAGTTGAATGTCACCCTTATCTTTTGCATGTACAAGTAATAGATCTTATACTGATTAGGTCGCTGATGACCTATTTTGGTCTGCTTGCTTAATTTTCAGGTCACTATCTTGGAATGGATGTTCATGATTGTTCTACAATCAGCTGCAGCCGTCCTCTGATGCCGGGAGTTGTAAGTAGTTTTCCTTACTGATGAACTATTGATATCTTCTGCTTCATGATATCTGATATGGCCTATCTTTAGAACTGAAAGATGCATTATCCTGCTCATCTATGTCATTTTCATGGATGGTTGATCGTAGCATTCTTATAAGTAGCTGTAGTATTGCCATGAAGCCTTGATCTAGTGATGAAACAACCAACATTTTGGCACTGGAAGTAAGAGGTTTTGTATACTAGTCTCAAAGTTGTGAGTTTAGTCAAACTCCATGTTAGGATTTGTGGATTACTTGTAAATTGTAATCTTGTCAGGAGTAATCTAACCATATGTTAACCTGTATTCTACCATTCTAAGTTGTAATTTTattccaaaagaaaatgaaaagcgAGAGAATTGGCCTCATAGTTGGATTCTGCCTGAGTGTCAAAGAATCTTCCACCACTTTACtgtctttatttttctttttaaataaatttgcTATTTGGACGTGTTACTACATATTCCCCATTGAATACTAGTCTTGGATATTTGTCGCAATATTTGGACGTCTTAGCATTTCAAATTGTATTTCTCAGTAAGATATTGAAAGGATGATTTTTGACACTAAGGAATGAACTGATGTCTCTTTTTGTCTACTTTGGTATATAACTAGCTTTGCCCTTGTCAAATATTTGGATTTTAAGAGAAGCAGCAGAAATATTAGAAAATTCCAAAGTTCATCTTGCACTTTTCGGTCATTGTGACCTTCTCCAAGCAAAAAATTATTGCAGTTCTAGCACCTTTGGTAATCTGTTTGATGCTTTGCAGATCAAATTGAATAAAAATTTTTAGGGGGGGAAAATGCATCTCATTTATTATCTCTCTTGAATAAATAATTTAGAATCAGGCACTTGTGGAAGAGTTGTTCCTTGAAAGTGGTGAAAGTTGCATTCTTTTCTATAGCCACTTCGAGAAAGCAGTTGAGAAAATACTGACAGAGCAGTTTAAGTGGAATTTGGGTGAAAATGAGTCCACAGAGTGGACTTCCGTGCTCTTAAAATGTCCTTCTACTCATCTTGGGTTAGTATCTATCATCTTGTTTGGCATCTGGTGAACTAGTCCCCACCAGGTGAACAAGGTGCGGACCTAATTATGACCAATGTACACACTGCTCGTATGTTTCACATACTAGCTTTGAAGAATACTGTTAACTGTGAACAAGTGAACGGcctttttatgtttaaattatttGAGATTTGTTTATCTATACTAACTCTATATTCTTTGATTGGCAGGTGATCACAATTGAACCAGGAGTATATATCCCTTCTAGCTTCGATTGTCCAGAGAGGTATATGTTGCTCAACTAATGTCCTAATGACTTCATGCCAAATCATTTTCCCTTGCAAAGAGCTTATTTTCTAGATCTATCCTCTGGTGTTATATCATCCTTAGGCTTGCGTTGTGTGAAACTTCAAACAGTTGCATCTTGGATATTATTTACATTAATTGTTTCTTTCGGATTGCTGAAGAATCTTTTTCTGAAAAAATGAATAATGATTACCAACATGAAGGATCATGGAAGATTACAGAAGAAGTAGGGGGACAACATACAGTGCTTCCTTATAACTTGAAATTAGAGCTTGAAAGCATGTATAGAAGTTGTTTGTCTGCAGTTCTCGTGTTGGCGGTGAACATTTAGTGTACAATATTGGGTACCTTAAACATTAAATTGAGTTAAATCTACCCCTTTGATTTTGGTtgactttttattttatttttatttatttagttatttattcatttattttaatgaATCTTTAGCTAACAACATTTTTGTAAAAGTAAAGATAAAAAATGGTTTATTAGTAACAATGCCTGCTTCTCTGTAAAATGTCTACTCCGTATGATGTTCTAAGGTGAGACTGACAAAATCAATTTTCGTGCCATTAATAGTTTTGTCTGTTAACTTGCCAAAATGCAAATGAGGAAGTTCGATTTTCTTGTTATCGATGTAGTTTCACATTAAAGTTGTCAtatgtttttcaaattaaaaGAGCAAGTTCTTTTTCTGTTGGAAGAAAAGATGTGCTTTAATTCCTTGTGTTTTCCATTCTGacctgatttttcttttttaagatATTTTGTGAGGATATTAGAATCAGAGTTGAATGGATGtgggttaagaagaaaaaacgTTTGAATCCCTTCACACTCACATGCAGAATCACCCACCTCTTTGATTGAAAACTGACAGTTTACTTGGGAGGGAGTTATCTGTGGGTTTGAGCTGATCAGTGTAAAGGTAGATCTTGGGCCCTCTCTCTGTATTCCCTTCCTATTGTAGGTTTACCTACTGCTTTCAGCTTTGAGCTTGGGTTATAGGAAAATCATTATATTTTGCACTCTTCAAAGGGCATTTACTTGGCATCCTGTCACTCAAATCTGATCTTCTGCCATTGAGATGGAGGCTTTCTAGGCCCAATTCAACTGCCTAAAATGTAGGACCTCCAAGTAATCCTCGGCTGGATGCCCAGCTTAGTTTTCTTCGAGCAGTACCTTCTTCCTGTTTGAAATAGTGCTTTTGTCCTGGTGATAAAATGTAAGATCTCTTAACAATAACGGGATGAATGGGAAGTAGCTTCTAGAAAGCATATCCCTCCTCCCTAgtatcttaatttttttttttcaggtgtTGCTTTTTCTCTGGCTATGTTCAAGAAATTATGGCTATGTATTGGTCTTCTTTTCTTGTGAGTATGGGTGttatatttactaataaatgGCAACAAGCTCATGGTGTGCCTCCACCATGTCTTCCCagaaaaaaacaataaaaaggatAGTATGGTCGGATCAGTTCTAGCATTTATTTGATGTACTCTTGGTTTGTTTGCTGAAATTGTCATAGAAAACCGACTTTTTATCTCCTCTGAATACCCTATGCAGGTACAGAGGCATTGGGATAAGGATTGAAGATGAAATCCTTATCACAGAATCTGGTTATGAAGTAAGTGCTCAGCTATTCTTAACTTTCGAAATTGGTACTGCCCTTGTACATCATATTCAAAAATGCCGCAATCTCCTTCGTCTAGAGATCGTGTGATTACGTCTGAGGCCAAAGTTTTTGCATGCATACGTTATTAGatggaggttttttttttaaaaaaaaaaacagtttgtCCTGGTAGTAAGCTGTGGTTCTAAAACATTGTCTCTGGGTGTAGGTACTCACAGGATCACTACCAAAAGAGGTAAAGCAAATCGAGTCTTTGCTGAACAATTTCGGCAACAGAATGGAAGGGGAGGCTTATAACACAGTGAGGGCTGTTTGCATCTGATGGACTAAGAGAGGAGCAAAAGTGGAAACTGCAAGGCAGAGTTTCTCTGTTGCTTGAAACTCGGAAAATCCCATTCAAGGATCGGGTATAAGGGATATAGTTCGATTATTAAGGGTATTTTGTCCCTCATCTCAGAATACCGTCTGAATTCTCCTCCTAGCTCCTCTTGTATAAAACGTTTCATTCAAAGAGAAAATAGaaggccattcttttccttccttgttaggcctttctttgcatttttttttggttgccttcatcttcctttttttttttttttttttttttttttgtatttttagtaTTCGTGTTCTCACTTTTACTTCGATTGCATTTATTTCCTGTTTGAATAGTATTTATAATCTTAGTACATAATGGACAGGGTATGGTTCAGAAGTAATCGTCAGTTTGTAAAAGTTAGGAGGCTGCCAATGTAGTTTGCTTATGAAGAGCACTAGGCTATGCAGTCAACCCAAAGCCAAAGGAGGGCTCCATGCTCTTATCCTTTGCTCTTTTGGACATCATATAATATCTAGTTCACTCTTCTTTGCCAGAAACGAAAAAAAACTATGTGTTCCCTGAAATTATTTCCTCATTTAGaatgaaaattttgtttcttctaCATGTATCAAGAAAACTTTGATCATCCTGCCAAAGATGAAAATGCACTCAAATGAAACCAATAGATGAATGAATGAAAGGGAGACTTGCGGTACAGATCTAGGTAAGAGCTTCATGAACGAAAAGGACAGTTCTGTTGCAAGTCATAAACTAGACTATACATGGTCTCTGCATGTCTAATATGTTTAGCAGCGTGTTGGGCATACACAGTTGCAGAAACTAAAGGATGTTACGCAATAAACTCCAGCAGACGAATGCTAGTATCCCTCCCTCAAGTTTCCCACTTTGCCTTGCCTTACCTGCTCAAGAAAACCACCGTTTATAGTCTAGTGATGGCCCAAAAAATTCATGATGATGCATCTTCGGGCTGCGGTCCTTGCAATTTGATTTTGATCCCTACCCTTTTGCCATATTATACACTACTGGTCAATTCTCCTGTGTAAGTGCACATGTTCACATATACATGTATGTTTTTATGTATGCGCAGGTGGCTATCAATCATTGGGAAGAGTGACTAGTAACCTTCGGTAATTTGAAATGGAACCATTATTCCACATACAGATATTGGCAACGGGTTGCAAAGAATTGAATGGATAGGACCGGAATTCACCCTTGAGCAACTTGTTAAACAACTGCGAAACTGAGGGACCACTATTCATTGAAATGAATTAACGAGTTTCACCGCAGTGAGAAAGGAATAGATGTACGTAATTAACACCTTTTGCAACAAAAACTATCAAAACAAAAGGTTTCCTTGAAAAttgagggggaaaaaaaatttaagggataatttcagaagccTCCTCTGAGGAGGTTTCTGATAGTTTCACTTGGTACTTtctcaaattttgaaaaatctctCACTTGCCTTCTCTACTTTAAGCTTTTTCCAACATTTGAAATCCacttcaaaatataatattaaaaaactcattttgggaGAGagaatacaattttttttttaatcaaaatttccCGTTTCTTGTTATTTCTTAATTGTCATAGCACACCAAATTTATCTCTTAATTTTTGTAAATTGATCGATATAGTTCTTTGatgaaaatttaaaagttgATATGAAGATCAAAAAACCCTTTAATCATTTTTGTGTCATTGCTCCGTACGAGGAATGTTAAATTACTTATatgattttcttaaaataaCTTGCAATAGTTGACAACTACGATAATACCTTTTTGCACTAGTTTGAAAACAATGCAAAGGAacttatatataatttttagcaTGTCTTATCTCTTTAGTTTTCAAACCATcaatttggacaaaaaaatttagaaaattcaaaaaaaaaaaatgtaaatgatTTATAGAACTTCGTAAAGAAAATATTATCCTTGTAACTTGCAAAACTTCATATAAGCTTTCAAATACTAACTCTCAGAATTTAAAAAACACACTACTATATTTTGTCCGATACTTTTTGTTTATTATTAATATACTCATGTTTTTGTAATAAAAAATAAGTCAACAAAAGGGCGAATTTGGAATGAGATTATATTTACTCtcccaaaatgaattttttaatattataattTAAAATACGTTGTAAATGATACAGAAAAGTTTAAagtaagggaggtaagtgaaattttttaaaatttgagatGACCAAGTCAAATTGTTAGAAACTTCAGGAGGGGGTTTccgaaattatcccaaaaattaAAGAAGGTTGTCCTGCCCATGTAGCATGCTCCTATATCTATCAAACTGGA contains:
- the LOC113762526 gene encoding intermediate cleaving peptidase 55, mitochondrial; amino-acid sequence: MAMKILQRNLLQRISSNFLIKSGKTRPYSTMKVRDVGQPTAVTHPQLLKEGEITPGITSIEYLSRRKRLLELLPPNSIAIISAAPVKMMTDVVPYTFRQDADYLYITGCQQPGGIAVLSHDRGLCMFMPEASPHDVLWQGEIAGVDAALSTFMADEAYPIGMVDKILPGLIKSSSQLFHNAKTATSIYTGLDAFQKAAYNSKVKDSSCITHEARWVKSPKELKLMREAAAIGCQALLKTMLYSRICPDEGMLAAKVEYECKIRGAERMAFNPVVGGGPNGSVIHYSRNDQRIEGTDLVLMDVGCELHGYVSDLTRTWPPCGNFSPIHEELYNLILETNKECVKLCKPGASIQEIHNFSVDKLRRGFKHLGILKNDNLQRYNLLNPTNIGHYLGMDVHDCSTISCSRPLMPGVVITIEPGVYIPSSFDCPERYRGIGIRIEDEILITESGYEVLTGSLPKEVKQIESLLNNFGNRMEGEAYNTVRAVCI